DNA from Romeriopsis navalis LEGE 11480:
CTAATTTTGGTGGTGATAATTTGAGCGATGAAAAGCTGCGCCTGGATCAAAGCCCAAGCGCAGTATCAGATGTTTTTTTGAATGAATGTGGTTTGAGTTTGGGGGCTGCCTAGCGGAGATAGCGGCCAGCGACATAACCCGAGCCTGAGCCCGAGGATATATAGACCCATGTGCCATTGCCACCGATTACTTCAACAGTTTGCCCTTTAGTCAAAGAGCCAATGACTGCTGCCGCTGAACTGGGATCGCTGCGGATATTTAATGTCCCACTACTGATGCTGACAGTGCGATATTTCCCGCCACCGCCTGTAGGCGCCGCCGGAGCGGGTGCCGCAGCGATGGGCGCTGGTGCATTGCGACTGACATAGGATGCTGAGACCCAACCGCGTTGACCACTCTGGGCGGTGACTTGATACCACTGCCCACTCATGTCTTCGGCATAGGGTGCGACTGCGGAACCATGGGACAATGAACCAACCACTGCCGAACTGGTTGAAGCGCTAGCCCGGAGATTCAGTGGTCCGCCACTGCGAGTGGTGACGTATAAAGTGGAATGACCAGCACTGTAGGGCCGAGTTGCGGGTGCGGCGGGCGCGGGCGCGGCAACAGGGGCAGGGGCGGCAACGGGAGCGGCGACAGCGGGA
Protein-coding regions in this window:
- a CDS encoding SH3 domain-containing protein, with product MKYSLLLITAAVSTLAVSCSGQTNNPAPQASVPAAPVAAPVAAPAVAAPVAAPAPVAAPAPAAPATRPYSAGHSTLYVTTRSGGPLNLRASASTSSAVVGSLSHGSAVAPYAEDMSGQWYQVTAQSGQRGWVSASYVSRNAPAPIAAAPAPAAPTGGGGKYRTVSISSGTLNIRSDPSSAAAVIGSLTKGQTVEVIGGNGTWVYISSGSGSGYVAGRYLR